A window of Pelagicoccus enzymogenes genomic DNA:
CAAATCAGAATTGGCTCACGGCTTCGCCTTGATGGGGCTCGCCCTCGCCTACACTTTGTTCGCCCAAAAAGGGAGACGCATCAGATACTACGCTTTCCTAAAATCCGTCTTCACCGCCCTGCTCGTTCTCGCCAGCTCCCTGCTCTTCCTCCCAATCGAGTCCAGTCCCTACCTTTCGGCAATCTGCGTTTGGATGCTTTTCGCCAGCAACTGCTTGTTTATCCGATCCTGGACTCACGAGGGGGAAGAAAAGTCCGCCTTGCAGGCCACTGGACTGGCAGCGGCAGTGATCCTCGTTTCGGTATCCGCCCTTTGGGCACGCGATTCGCAGACGGCCATCGCGACCTTGATTGCCCAGTGCGCCATCCTTGCCCTGCATATCGCACGCGGGCGAATCGGATCAATGACACTACGTACCGCAGCGGACATCTGCCTGCTGAGCCCTTGGATCATCCTGCTTTTCCCATGAGAGGATTCGATCGACTCGCCAAGGCCTACCAGCCTCTGGAGCGTCTCAGCTTCGCCAACCGCCTGCAAACGCTGCGCTGCTTTTGCATTCCCTACCTGACGGGTTGCAGAAATGGACTGCTCATCGGCAACGGAGACGGACGTTTTTCAGCGAAACTCCTGCAGGCCAACTCGAGCATCCGAGTCGACAGCATCGACATCAGCCGCCGCATGCTGGAGGTCGCCCAAGCAAATGCGTCAGGCCACTCGGACCGGCTCAATCCTGTCCATGGTGACGCCCTGAAATACACGTATCCGGAAACAGCCTACGACTTCATTGGCCTCCACTTTTGCCTAGACTGCTTTTCCCAAAAGCAAATCGACAGTTTGCTTCCAAAACTAACTGCCTGCCTGCGTCCCGGAGGTGTCATCGCCTACAGCGACTTCCAAGCAAGCAGCTTTTGGCAACGCGCCGTGGTGCGAAGCCTGTACCTATGCTTTCGCGCGGCCACCGGATTGGAAGTCCAGAGGCTCCCCAACGCGGAATGGCCCGGCGCCTTGCGACAAGTCGCTGAGGCGGAGGTGCTGGCAGGACTCGCGTTCAGCCGCGTGCTGCGCAAGTCGTAGAGCAGTCGCTAGCGGAAAGCCCTACCACGAGCGAATTTACTGCAAGGCGTTGGGAAAGCCGTTCAAGGTGCCGTTTAGCAAACGCAGCGTCTTCTGCAGTTCGCCTGTATCGAGCCTGCCGCTGAGATCCAAGGTGGAGACGGGGACGAAGTTGTTGACCAAGGCACAGTAGCGACGGTTTACCATCACCCCCAGCAGCTCACCGGTTTTCGACAAAACCAAGTCCCCAGTCGATGGAGAGAATTCGCCGAAGATCTTGCTGAAGATCTTGTTCTGCATCTTCACGAAACCAGGCGTGTCCGCATCCAGCTTAAACTCCACCTCGCCATAGTAGTCGCCTTGCCGGTTCACGAGTACCGCCTCAGCAAACTTGAACGGCTCGATCGCCGTCAAGTAGGGTTTGCCTCCAAGGTTCTTCGCTTGCTCTGCAGTGAGCGGCACCACCGCGATGCGGGGATCGAGCATGAGAAACTGCATGCGGTCCACAGCCAATTTTTCGCCCTTCCGAGAGAGCGAAAGCTCCATCTGGCGAACCGTGTCGGGAACCGTGCGGAGACCGAAAGGAAGACTGTCGAGATGGGCGATCGCAAAGACGTTTTTCCCATCGCTCACGAGAACGGTCATAGTCGTCTCCTTCGTATTCACGAAGCGGTTACGCATGAGTTCTATCGCAGCGAAGTCCGCTCTAATTTGGTTATTCTTAAAGTCGGCGAAGAGCTGGTTGGCGTTGATCTCGAAGCTGGAACGCAATTCCTGGCGCAGGTCTTGCGAGCTGGCCGCAAGCTCACTCACACCCTGGGCCAGCACCGTGGACTGTTCTTGCAGACGCAAGCGCTCTTCCCTTTCGGCGACCACTTCGCCCTTCAAGGTACTCACCGAATTTTGCAAAAAGGAGTTTTCCTGCTCCTTCATCCGCACCTGCACATCAAGCTCCTGCACCTTTTGCTGGGTGGCGGCGAGGGCTCGATCCTTCTCCGCCAAGGCAGCTTCCTTGGCTGCGATATCGGAAAGCTTTTTCTCGAGCTCTTCCTGAAGCAAGCGCGACTGGGCCTGGTTTTCCAAGGCTTGCTTCTGCGTCTCCGCCAGCTGCTGGCTAACGCTGCTGTACTCGTTGCGGACAGCCGTGACTTGGCTTTCCAGCTCCTGCGTTTCGCGTTGCAGCCTCTCTCGAGCGGCAGCGAGCTCCCGTTCCCGCTTCTCCGCCTCGGTCAGCGTGCTCTCCAGATTTTGGATACGTTGCTGGCGCTGGGCGAGCTCTTCCTCCCGTTTGGCCAGTTCAGCAGCTTTCGCCTCCAGGTCTTCGTTCAGCTCGTTTCGCTCGGCCTGCTCTTCCTCGAGGGAATACTTAAGCGTGTCGAGGAGGTCCTGCTCCATCATCGCCATTGCCGAAACGTTTACGTCCTGCGACTCCGAGCTCGGAGCATCAGAGGGAGGCGGAGCCTCTTCTTCCGTCTTCCACATCGAAAGAATAGTGAGCAACAAGAAGTCGCAGAGTATGAGTAGTAAGGTCTTGTTCATCGCGTTCGCGGTTGGGCGCGTTTACGACTTTTCCGACAGGCTGACGATCTGCCGCTCGCCAGCCATGATGAGCTTGGTCTTGTACGGGCGCACGAGGCGGATCTTCACGATCGCCACGCAAAGGATGCCGAAGAGGTTGGACGAGTACGCCGCCAGCAGGTTGTGGTCGACGAGGTTGATAACCTGCATGACCAACGCAATACACGTCCCGGCAATGCCCACGTAGAGACCGCTGTCGAAAAGGTTTTCCTCGTTCTCCATGAGCTTGAGCTTCACGAGCGGGTCGAGCTCGCGCTTTTCGATCTCTCGCACCTTAAGCATACAGATGAGAAAGACCAATGCCTGAAGCAGGAAGAAGAAGGCGATGGTGAGTAGGGTTGCTGGTTGCATAGATGTTGTGGACGTTGTTTCGACAATTTGAATTTCGCCATCGACCTGAGTCAGGACCGGCATGACAAAGCTGAAGTCGTAGCCGTCGAAGGCTCCAGAAGCGGAAAGGTAAGGTTCGCTCAAGACCGCGAAAATCAGCACGGAAGCGGTCGCTCCGAAAAAGCGCTGGGTAAAAGCCAAGACCGGAGAAATCGTTTCCCGGTAAAAGCGGCCAAACATGCTCACCCCCCAGAGGGCCAGGAACGAGCCGACAAAGAACGAGCTGTACTTGATCGCCAAAGAAAGGCGAGGGTTCTTGAGGCTGAAGGGCGACATGGCCACCTGCAGCTTGGAAACCAAGGAGCCGGAATCCTCCAAAGCCTCGTCCTCGATGGGAAGCTGCTCCCGCAAAGCGAGCAAGTATCCATCAATGCCGGTGGCCAAGGCCGACTCCAGGCGTTCGAAGCCGAGATCTCCAAATGCTTCCAGATAGGAAAACAAGTCGCTCGCGTCCCGAGCGTTCAGCCCCATGGCAAAAACGAGGGGTTGTTGCTCGCTTTTACGGTGAAGCAGGAAACGCATTCGCTTCAAGTGGTCCGCCGATTCTAGCTTGGCGAAGACTTCCTTGAGCTGCCCCCAATCGAAAACCCGCATCAAGGAGAGCGTGTCGAGATAGAAGTCCTCCAGCGTACCGATACTGCCGGTTGCCTTCGCATCCAAGATAAGCCCCCGCAGCTCGCCGCGCAGCGTGTCGCTGAAATGGTCGCCTTGGGCGAGAAGCCCGAGTCCGAGCAAGGTCACCTCCAGAGGCCGCCCGGAGGTGCTGGAAACAGGAAAGAGGCGGCGGTAGGTCGTGAACTCGCCGGTCGCCAGCAAGTCCTGCACAAGCGGATTGCGAGAGTTTTCCAGCAAACCTGAAACCGCAGCGCGGCAAGGCTTGCCAAGCAAGATCCCCAACGCTCCGGGCTCCGAGGAATAGGCGTCCAAGGGAACGTCCTTCAAGGCCGCGTCCAAAAAAGGATCCCAGGCGCCCCAACGGGCAAGCTGAGGATTCGCCTCCAGTTCCCTGCTCACCTGGGACAGCAGCAAGGAAGCCTTGGCTTCCTCTAGCTCCCGCGCAGCCTCCGCCATCAAGCGTGCCGCCCCGAAATTTCCGTCGAGCAAAAGCGCTCTTCCTTTGTCCGAAACGCTGGCTCCCGATTGCCCCGCCTCGCGTACAACCTGGAAGGGCACCGACTTGAAGCGCGAGGGCACCACCCAGCCAAAACCAATGATCAACGCCCCCAGCAGCAGCAAAAAGCTGCCAACAAGGGCATGAGAACGAAAGGGTTTTGCGGAATTTGGCATCGGTTACAGGGCGCGAAGAAAGAAATTGATCTAGATTTGGGCTAAGTGTTGGTTAGGTCAAAAACGAAGACCTATGCTACTACAAATAGTTCAATACGGAGAAAAAGTGCTGCACCAAGCCGGCGAACCAATCACGGAGTTCGACGAAGAACTGCGCACCCTCTTCCAGGATATGGTGGACACGATGTACGAAGCAGAGGGAATCGGTCTCGCCGCTCAACAAGTCGGACTGGCCAAGCAATTCTGCGTCGTCGACCTCACCGGTTGCGATCCGGATTTCGAATACACGCTGGACGGGGCAAAGCCGCCCCTCGACCTCTTCATGCCGATGGGCATGTGCAACCCGAAGGTAGAAGTCCTGAAATCCGAGCCTCTTGTCTACGAGGAAGGCTGCCTATCCTTTCCCAACATCCGCGGAGACGTGGAACGCATCGAGAGCATTCGCTGCGAATACCAGGACATCGACGGCAATCCTCACGTCATCGAAGCGGACGGCTTGCTCGGACGCTGCATCCAGCACGAGGTCGACCACCTCAACGGCATCCTCTTCACCGACCGCATGAAGAAAAAGGTCCTCAAGAAGATCCAACTGCCCGTTAACGCCCTCAAAGCAAAAACGCTCCAGCGACTCAAACGTCGCGGAGCGTAGAAAATTGAAACAGGTGGCGCGGCTTCTCCGAAGCCGCACGAAAGCCGCCGCCCCAGCCATAATCGGCATCTTCCGAAAATGGCTGCTTCGAGACAGCTCCGCGCGACGTATCAGCCTACAACAAGTCCGCCGCCAATTCCGCCAGCAAGGAGCGCTCGCCCTTCGTCAACTGCACGTGAGCTGCGATGGCCTGCCCTTTCATTCGGTTGGAACAGTAGACCAGCCCATTGCTTCGCGAATCGACGTAGGGATTGTCGATCTGAGCCGGATCGCCGATAAGCACGATCTTAGAACCTTCCGAAATGCGGGTGATCACCGTCTTTACCTCATGCGGGGTAAGCTGCTGGGCCTCGTCCAAAATGAAGAAGCGATTGGAAATGGAACGCCCGCGGATGAAACAAAGCGCCTCGATTTCGACCAGTCCGCTGTCCAAAAGCTTCTCGTAAGGCTTCTGAGGACCCTTGCCCGGAACCGATGGCTCCTTGTCCTTCATCTTGTTGCGCTGCCGCTTGTTCTCGAATTGCGGCTCCTTCGGCTCCTTGCTCGGAATGAGAACTTCCAAGGCATCGTAGTACGGCTGCAGCCAAGGGTTCATCTTCTCCTCCAGCGTGCCGGGAAGAAAACCGATCTCCTTGCCGACCCCGATCACTGGACGGGAAATGGAAACTCCGTCGTATTTACAATCTGAGGACGAAACCGTTTGCTGGATGGCGCAAACGGTCGAGAGCAAAGTCTTTCCTGTACCCGCTTTTCCATAACAGGTGATCAGCGAAATCGTATCGTCCAAGAGAGCGTCCATGAAAAAGCGCTGCTCCAAGTTTCGAGGGCGAATCGGCACCCCGCCCGGAGCCTTGACATACTCCGGCAGGATCAACTTGCGCAACACTCCGTCGCCGTAGTGACGAGCCGGAATGGTTTTACCTTCTTCCGAAACGAGAAGCAGGTATTCGTTAACGAAGAGTTGCCCTTCTTCATAGTCCTCCAGAGCAAATTCCCCCTCCGAAGCGAAGCGCTGTAGTTCATATTTCGATACTTCTACTTTCTTGTAAGATCGAAACTCCGGCTCTTCCGGCGCCTTGTCGTTGAGGTAATCCTGCGACTCCAGACCGACTGCCCTTGCCTTGAGCTGCACGTTGATGTCCTTGGAAACCAAGATCGTGGGCGGCGGCAAGTTCTCTTGCACGAAAAGGGCAGCGGCAATGATACGGTTGTCTTTCTTGTCGAAGTCCAGCAATGACTTGAATTGCTTGAAACGCTCTGGGACCTGCTTGCCTGAGTCGTGTATGTATTTATTAATTACAACCGACAAAGTCCCGCCCGTATCTAAGGTGACGCCTTCAGCCATCGACCGGGAATCCGGCAGCAGCTCCCTCAGCATCCGATGGACTCGGCGGGCATTCCTGCCCCGCTCAGAGCTTTGCTCCATCTTGATAGAATCCAATTCTTCCAATACTTCTATCGGAATAACGAGATTATTGTCGTCGAATTTGAAGATGCAGTGTGGATCATGAATCAGAACGTTTGTATCCAAAACATACGTCTTTACTCGATTCACGGCTGACTTGCGTGACTTCAATTTGGAAGAACCGGCAGGTGATCCCATGTAACGACAAACCTAATACACATCATCGAATTGTCCACTAAGAAATTCGTTACATTCGTTTTTCAATTGGGCGGACCGTGTCACGCGGACGCACAAAACTCCTTGCTGGCAAAGGGCCGACAAGGAGCTCGTCCATGACTGTTTCCAGTCGTTAAAGCAATTCGCATGCCGACGACCGGCAAGCGATAGACTCTGCTCGATATTGCCGCTAGGCGATCCTCCTAGTGGAGACCGTTCGCAACGTAGGAAGCGTAGTCGACGCCTCCACCGGCGAAGGCATGGCCTTGGATGTCGATGAGCACCACTTGCTCGCGCGGTTCACCTGCCTCCGTGCTGACCACCACAAACTCGTGGAAGCCGGCGCGCAAAGGCACTCCCTCCAAGCTCGCCTCCTTCGCGTTGAAAACCAATCCCCGCGGCAAGGAACTGACCTCGCCGTCCGCGTTTTTTCCCACCACGCACTTCTCCACTGCCTGTCCGCTCGCCGCGGGGAGTTCGTAGCGGAAGCGCTCGCCCACTCGGGCAAACACCATGACACAACTGCTGTCCCCGGAATCGCTTTCGCTCAAGGCAACCGCGGAGCTCGACTCCCCCTGCCCGGTTGCCTGAGCGAAGTTTACAAGAGAGCCGGCGGCCAAGAGGACCGCGACAGA
This region includes:
- a CDS encoding class I SAM-dependent methyltransferase, which produces MRGFDRLAKAYQPLERLSFANRLQTLRCFCIPYLTGCRNGLLIGNGDGRFSAKLLQANSSIRVDSIDISRRMLEVAQANASGHSDRLNPVHGDALKYTYPETAYDFIGLHFCLDCFSQKQIDSLLPKLTACLRPGGVIAYSDFQASSFWQRAVVRSLYLCFRAATGLEVQRLPNAEWPGALRQVAEAEVLAGLAFSRVLRKS
- the def gene encoding peptide deformylase, with the translated sequence MLLQIVQYGEKVLHQAGEPITEFDEELRTLFQDMVDTMYEAEGIGLAAQQVGLAKQFCVVDLTGCDPDFEYTLDGAKPPLDLFMPMGMCNPKVEVLKSEPLVYEEGCLSFPNIRGDVERIESIRCEYQDIDGNPHVIEADGLLGRCIQHEVDHLNGILFTDRMKKKVLKKIQLPVNALKAKTLQRLKRRGA
- a CDS encoding PhoH family protein, producing the protein MNRVKTYVLDTNVLIHDPHCIFKFDDNNLVIPIEVLEELDSIKMEQSSERGRNARRVHRMLRELLPDSRSMAEGVTLDTGGTLSVVINKYIHDSGKQVPERFKQFKSLLDFDKKDNRIIAAALFVQENLPPPTILVSKDINVQLKARAVGLESQDYLNDKAPEEPEFRSYKKVEVSKYELQRFASEGEFALEDYEEGQLFVNEYLLLVSEEGKTIPARHYGDGVLRKLILPEYVKAPGGVPIRPRNLEQRFFMDALLDDTISLITCYGKAGTGKTLLSTVCAIQQTVSSSDCKYDGVSISRPVIGVGKEIGFLPGTLEEKMNPWLQPYYDALEVLIPSKEPKEPQFENKRQRNKMKDKEPSVPGKGPQKPYEKLLDSGLVEIEALCFIRGRSISNRFFILDEAQQLTPHEVKTVITRISEGSKIVLIGDPAQIDNPYVDSRSNGLVYCSNRMKGQAIAAHVQLTKGERSLLAELAADLL